The following are encoded in a window of Manihot esculenta cultivar AM560-2 chromosome 8, M.esculenta_v8, whole genome shotgun sequence genomic DNA:
- the LOC110621432 gene encoding phosphatidylinositol 4-phosphate 5-kinase 4 isoform X5 yields MSKEQSGVAKAWEATIRKTQAAKKRANSIFGSSSVAHAEDETEDDYDGSNGGEPYIAEKVLPNGDYYTGQWLDNFPCGQGKYIWTDGCMYIGEWDRGKKMGRGRFSWPSGAAYEGDFKTGYMDGSGVYTGPSGDTYKGQWVMNLKHGHGVKNFANGDVYDGEWRRGLQEGHGKYEWTNGNNYIGDWKNGTICGKGTFVWTNGNRYDGNWEDGVPKGNGTFKWPDGSFYVGNWSKDPSDQNGSYYPSGSSIEQNLEWNPQDVYEMYLSESQICPGEKLSILPSQKKLAVCASSKTDGDKNRRMSVDGRSSVGIEKPFDRMNLLDGEDGYVSDGKTMEADLLGLHVEESIPKCLPMKIPKIVKRQGDTISKGHKNYDLMLNLQLGIRHAVGRTPPVTSLDLKPSAFDPKEKVWTRFPSEGTKNTPPHQSPEFKWKDYCPLVFRTLRKLFKVDAADYMLSICGNEALRELSSPGKSGSFFYLTNDDKYMIKTMKKAEVKVLIRMLAAYYNHVRSFENTLVTKFFGLHCVKLTGATQKKVRFIIMGNLFCSEYIIHRRFDLKGSSLGRITDKPESEIESTTILKDLDLNFIFRLQKAWFQEFCRQVDRDCEFLEQERIMDYSLLVGLHFREVSTNGDLIPCATTICSGGETLFYVKLKIEKCRWARIRLGVNMPARVERTMRKSDCETQLIGEPTGEYYDVIMFFGIIDILQDYDISKKLEHAYKSIQYDPTSISAVDPKQYSRRFRDFIFNIFTEETLEV; encoded by the exons atgagcAAAGAACAAAGTGGAGTTGCAAAGGCATGGGAGGCCACCATAAGAAAGACTCAGGCAGCCAAGAAACGAGCAAACAGCATATTTGGCAGCAGCTCTGTAGCCCATGCAGAGGATGAAACTGAAGATGATTATGATGGTAGCAATGGAGGTGAACCTTACATTGCAGAAAAAGTCTTGCCTAATGGAGATTACTATACAGGCCAATGGTTAGACAATTTCCCTTGTGGGCAAGGCAAATATATATGGACAGATGGGTGCATGTACATAGGGGAATGGGATAGAGGAAAGAAAATGGGAAGAGGTAGATTTAGCTGGCCTTCAGGAGCTGCTTATGAAGGAGATTTCAAAACTGGTTATATGGATGGAAGTGGCGTTTACACAGGGCCTAGTGGTGATACTTATAAAGGACAATGGGTTATGAACCTCAAGCATGGCCATGGAGTGAAGAACTTCGCCAATGGAGATGTGTATGATGGCGAATGGCGGCGAGGATTGCAGGAGGGACATGGAAAATATGAGTGGACAAATGGTAACAATTATATTGGAGATTGGAAGAATGGAACCATTTGTGGTAAAGGGACTTTTGTGTGGACTAATGGAAATAGATATGATGGGAATTGGGAAGATGGTGTGCCTAAAGGAAATGGAACATTCAAATGGCCTGATGGATCTTTTTACGTAGGGAACTGGAGCAAGGATCCTAGTGATCAAAATGGGAGTTATTATCCTTCAGGATCATCCATAGAACAGAATCTTGAATGGAATCCTCAAGATGTGTATGAGATGTATTTGTCTGAATCCCAGATTTGTCCTGGTGAGAAGCTTTCAATCTTGCCCTCACAGAAGAAGCTTGCAGTTTGTGCTTCATCGAAAACTGATGGTGATAAGAATAGGAGGATGTCTGTTGATGGGAGGTCAAGTGTAGGCATAGAAAAGCCATTTGATAGGATGAATTTGTTGGATGGAGAAGATGGTTATGTAAGTGATGGGAAAACTATGGAAGCTGATTTGTTAGGGTTACATGTAGAAGAAAGCATTCCAAAATGCCTTCCAATGAAGATACCAAAAATTGTGAAGAGACAAGGAGATACAATAAGCAAAGGTCATAAGAATTATGACCTCATGCTCAATCTGCAACTGGGAATCAG GCATGCTGTTGGAAGAACACCTCCAGTTACATCCCTTGATTTGAAGCCTTCAGCTTTTGACCCTAAAGAGAAAGTATGGACAAGATTTCCTTCAGAAGGAACTAAAAATACTCCACCTCACCAGTCTCCTGAATTTAAATGGAAGGACTACTGCCCACTAGTTTTCAG GACTCTAAGGAAGCTATTCAAAGTTGATGCAGCTGATTACATGCTGTCTATTTGTGGTAATGAAGCATTACGTGAACTCTCCTCTCCTGGAAAAAGTGGTAGCTTCTTTTACTTGACTAATGATGATAAATATATGATAAAGACAATGAAGAAAGCAGAAGTAAAA GTGCTTATAAGAATGCTTGCTGCCTATTACAACCATGTTAGATCCTTTGAGAATACGTTAGTGACCAAATTTTTTGGTCTGCATTGTGTGAAGTTAACTGGTGCTACCCAAAAGAAG GTACGCTTCATCATTATGGGGAATCTCTTCTGCTCCGAGTACATCATCCATAGACGTTTCGACTTGAAAGGATCTTCCCTCGGTCGAATAACAGATAAACCAGAATCAGAGATTGAATCAACAACTATCCTTAAAGATTTAGatctaaatttcatttttagaCTACAGAAAGCTTGGTTTCAAGAGTTTTGCAG GCAAGTAGATAGAGATTGTGAATTTCTTGAACAGGAGAGGATAATGGACTATAGCTTGCTGGTGGGTCTTCATTTTAGAGAAGTATCAACAAATGGGGATCTGATTCCTTGTGCAACTACTATTTGTTCTGGAG GAGAAACATTATTTTATGTTAAACTAAAGATTGAGAAATGCAGGTGGGCTCGTATTAGATTGGGAGTAAATATGCCAGCAAGAGTAGAAAGAACAATGAGAAAAAGTGACTGTGAAACTCAACTTATAGGAGAACCAACAGGAGAGTATTATGATGTGATAATGTTTTTTGGTATCATAGACATTCTTCAAGACTATGACATTAGCAAGAAGCTTGAGCATGCTTACAAATCCATCCAATATGATCCTACTTCAATATCAGCTGTGGATCCTAAGCAATACTCAAGACGCTTCCGTGACTTCATATTCAACATTTTTACAGAAGAAACTCTTGAAGTGTGA
- the LOC110621432 gene encoding phosphatidylinositol 4-phosphate 5-kinase 4 isoform X2: MSKEQSGVAKAWEATIRKTQAAKKRANSIFGSSSVAHAEDETEDDYDGSNGGEPYIAEKVLPNGDYYTGQWLDNFPCGQGKYIWTDGCMYIGEWDRGKKMGRGRFSWPSGAAYEGDFKTGYMDGSGVYTGPSGDTYKGQWVMNLKHGHGVKNFANGDVYDGEWRRGLQEGHGKYEWTNGNNYIGDWKNGTICGKGTFVWTNGNRYDGNWEDGVPKGNGTFKWPDGSFYVGNWSKDPSDQNGSYYPSGSSIEQNLEWNPQDVYEMYLSESQICPGEKLSILPSQKKLAVCASSKTDGDKNRRMSVDGRSSVGIEKPFDRMNLLDGEDGYVSDGKTMEADLLGLHVEESIPKCLPMKIPKIVKRQGDTISKGHKNYDLMLNLQLGIRHAVGRTPPVTSLDLKPSAFDPKEKVWTRFPSEGTKNTPPHQSPEFKWKDYCPLVFRTLRKLFKVDAADYMLSICGNEALRELSSPGKSGSFFYLTNDDKYMIKTMKKAEVKVLIRMLAAYYNHVRSFENTLVTKFFGLHCVKLTGATQKKVRFIIMGNLFCSEYIIHRRFDLKGSSLGRITDKPESEIESTTILKDLDLNFIFRLQKAWFQEFCRQVDRDCEFLEQERIMDYSLLVGLHFREVSTNGDLIPCATTICSGGEIENDSGPRLSRADLDQLLLDPARWARIRLGVNMPARVERTMRKSDCETQLIGEPTGEYYDVIMFFGIIDILQDYDISKKLEHAYKSIQYDPTSISAVDPKQYSRRFRDFIFNIFTEETLEV; this comes from the exons atgagcAAAGAACAAAGTGGAGTTGCAAAGGCATGGGAGGCCACCATAAGAAAGACTCAGGCAGCCAAGAAACGAGCAAACAGCATATTTGGCAGCAGCTCTGTAGCCCATGCAGAGGATGAAACTGAAGATGATTATGATGGTAGCAATGGAGGTGAACCTTACATTGCAGAAAAAGTCTTGCCTAATGGAGATTACTATACAGGCCAATGGTTAGACAATTTCCCTTGTGGGCAAGGCAAATATATATGGACAGATGGGTGCATGTACATAGGGGAATGGGATAGAGGAAAGAAAATGGGAAGAGGTAGATTTAGCTGGCCTTCAGGAGCTGCTTATGAAGGAGATTTCAAAACTGGTTATATGGATGGAAGTGGCGTTTACACAGGGCCTAGTGGTGATACTTATAAAGGACAATGGGTTATGAACCTCAAGCATGGCCATGGAGTGAAGAACTTCGCCAATGGAGATGTGTATGATGGCGAATGGCGGCGAGGATTGCAGGAGGGACATGGAAAATATGAGTGGACAAATGGTAACAATTATATTGGAGATTGGAAGAATGGAACCATTTGTGGTAAAGGGACTTTTGTGTGGACTAATGGAAATAGATATGATGGGAATTGGGAAGATGGTGTGCCTAAAGGAAATGGAACATTCAAATGGCCTGATGGATCTTTTTACGTAGGGAACTGGAGCAAGGATCCTAGTGATCAAAATGGGAGTTATTATCCTTCAGGATCATCCATAGAACAGAATCTTGAATGGAATCCTCAAGATGTGTATGAGATGTATTTGTCTGAATCCCAGATTTGTCCTGGTGAGAAGCTTTCAATCTTGCCCTCACAGAAGAAGCTTGCAGTTTGTGCTTCATCGAAAACTGATGGTGATAAGAATAGGAGGATGTCTGTTGATGGGAGGTCAAGTGTAGGCATAGAAAAGCCATTTGATAGGATGAATTTGTTGGATGGAGAAGATGGTTATGTAAGTGATGGGAAAACTATGGAAGCTGATTTGTTAGGGTTACATGTAGAAGAAAGCATTCCAAAATGCCTTCCAATGAAGATACCAAAAATTGTGAAGAGACAAGGAGATACAATAAGCAAAGGTCATAAGAATTATGACCTCATGCTCAATCTGCAACTGGGAATCAG GCATGCTGTTGGAAGAACACCTCCAGTTACATCCCTTGATTTGAAGCCTTCAGCTTTTGACCCTAAAGAGAAAGTATGGACAAGATTTCCTTCAGAAGGAACTAAAAATACTCCACCTCACCAGTCTCCTGAATTTAAATGGAAGGACTACTGCCCACTAGTTTTCAG GACTCTAAGGAAGCTATTCAAAGTTGATGCAGCTGATTACATGCTGTCTATTTGTGGTAATGAAGCATTACGTGAACTCTCCTCTCCTGGAAAAAGTGGTAGCTTCTTTTACTTGACTAATGATGATAAATATATGATAAAGACAATGAAGAAAGCAGAAGTAAAA GTGCTTATAAGAATGCTTGCTGCCTATTACAACCATGTTAGATCCTTTGAGAATACGTTAGTGACCAAATTTTTTGGTCTGCATTGTGTGAAGTTAACTGGTGCTACCCAAAAGAAG GTACGCTTCATCATTATGGGGAATCTCTTCTGCTCCGAGTACATCATCCATAGACGTTTCGACTTGAAAGGATCTTCCCTCGGTCGAATAACAGATAAACCAGAATCAGAGATTGAATCAACAACTATCCTTAAAGATTTAGatctaaatttcatttttagaCTACAGAAAGCTTGGTTTCAAGAGTTTTGCAG GCAAGTAGATAGAGATTGTGAATTTCTTGAACAGGAGAGGATAATGGACTATAGCTTGCTGGTGGGTCTTCATTTTAGAGAAGTATCAACAAATGGGGATCTGATTCCTTGTGCAACTACTATTTGTTCTGGAG GTGAGATTGAGAACGATTCAGGCCCACGCCTTTCAAGAGCAGATCTAGATCAACTTCTCTTAGACCCAGCCAG GTGGGCTCGTATTAGATTGGGAGTAAATATGCCAGCAAGAGTAGAAAGAACAATGAGAAAAAGTGACTGTGAAACTCAACTTATAGGAGAACCAACAGGAGAGTATTATGATGTGATAATGTTTTTTGGTATCATAGACATTCTTCAAGACTATGACATTAGCAAGAAGCTTGAGCATGCTTACAAATCCATCCAATATGATCCTACTTCAATATCAGCTGTGGATCCTAAGCAATACTCAAGACGCTTCCGTGACTTCATATTCAACATTTTTACAGAAGAAACTCTTGAAGTGTGA